A DNA window from Turicibacter sp. TJ11 contains the following coding sequences:
- a CDS encoding MFS transporter, whose amino-acid sequence MKNKYMPTALALYINYFVHGMGAIILSQNMDALMQQFNTDRAGVSYVISGLGIGRLLVLFVSGALSDKFGRKPFVLLGIVTYMIFLGGILVAPNVSVALILAILAGMANSFMDSGTYPALMEAFPESSGSANIIIKAFIAAGQFVLPFIISFLIANDLWYGYSFLFCMAIFVINGLFLLKLQFPAHKVEKAEVKEESVSESNEPKSNFWIEGIALILIGFTATATFYIIQNYLPTYGQEVAGMEKSAALKLISLYSAGSFTAVVVTSILVAKWIKQVRFVFVYPLISLVMLVLLYLFPSPMMCVVGSFVIGYSAAGGVLQLALTTMSELFPKNKGTITGIVYTASSLASSILPALIGVIASSNVSNIMLLNIVITAIGVILALIVNIRYNMTMSSRS is encoded by the coding sequence ATGAAAAACAAGTACATGCCAACTGCATTAGCGTTGTACATTAATTACTTTGTTCACGGGATGGGAGCTATTATCTTATCTCAAAACATGGATGCTTTAATGCAACAATTTAATACGGATCGTGCAGGTGTTTCGTATGTTATTTCAGGACTTGGAATCGGACGTTTATTGGTATTATTCGTTTCAGGTGCGTTATCAGATAAATTTGGTCGTAAGCCATTCGTTTTATTAGGAATTGTGACTTATATGATTTTCTTAGGTGGAATTTTAGTTGCACCAAACGTATCGGTTGCTTTAATTTTAGCTATTTTAGCAGGTATGGCAAACTCGTTCATGGATTCAGGAACATATCCAGCGTTAATGGAAGCTTTCCCAGAGTCTTCAGGAAGTGCCAACATCATTATTAAAGCCTTCATTGCTGCAGGACAATTCGTATTACCATTCATTATCAGTTTCTTAATTGCTAACGATTTATGGTACGGATATTCATTCTTATTCTGTATGGCTATCTTTGTTATCAATGGATTATTCTTATTAAAGTTACAATTCCCTGCTCATAAAGTAGAAAAAGCAGAAGTAAAAGAAGAATCAGTTTCTGAGTCAAATGAACCAAAATCAAACTTCTGGATTGAAGGAATTGCGTTAATTTTAATTGGATTTACTGCAACAGCGACTTTCTACATCATTCAAAACTATTTACCAACTTACGGACAAGAAGTTGCAGGTATGGAAAAATCAGCAGCTTTAAAATTAATTTCATTATATAGTGCTGGATCATTTACAGCGGTTGTCGTGACATCAATTTTAGTAGCTAAATGGATTAAACAAGTTCGATTTGTATTTGTTTATCCGTTAATTTCATTAGTTATGTTAGTGTTATTATACTTATTCCCATCACCAATGATGTGTGTTGTTGGATCATTCGTAATTGGATACTCAGCAGCGGGTGGAGTTTTACAGTTAGCGTTAACAACAATGTCTGAGCTTTTCCCTAAAAATAAAGGAACAATCACAGGAATTGTTTACACAGCATCAAGTCTTGCTTCATCAATTTTACCTGCTTTAATCGGGGTTATCGCAAGCTCAAATGTTTCAAATATCATGTTATTAAACATTGTCATTACAGCTATCGGTGTTATCTTAGCTTTAATTGTAAATATTCGTTATAACATGACAATGTCTTCTCGTTCATAA
- a CDS encoding VanZ family protein, translated as MNYLILFSLAIIIFGSRFYYILRNKIKFNMKEFFIFSFLFYLLLFIQVTLLKDEEFTLSLKSMIKQAQFIPFLTLNNSYKEIIKKIFITIPFGFFISAILSTNLNYKKLFQYGFLISFIIETLKLFKLNETWSINHILLITTGFLIGGFIYQIGYKLLKIVNKQTWLDKLTDSNSQSLKKTCKLICSLIIVYILGIYASLIYETYPLSILDRAKIIQIDNFKIEIEEKLTHLNIKGYYETNFNRLKRLYVAKFDLDEEPIYGVYILDEPYKSQTDISYGILVIGWTNTPMNIEIDYENQIYKKQLNAGLFTVTYPQIVNNRPILDIYNKSNSNHNLSITFYDESGNVIDIPYYKETLDQ; from the coding sequence ATGAATTATTTAATTTTATTTTCTCTTGCAATAATCATCTTTGGATCAAGATTTTACTATATACTAAGAAATAAAATTAAATTTAATATGAAAGAATTTTTTATTTTTTCATTTTTATTTTATTTACTACTGTTTATTCAGGTAACATTATTAAAAGATGAAGAATTTACACTTAGTTTAAAAAGTATGATTAAACAAGCGCAGTTCATACCATTTTTAACGTTAAATAACAGTTATAAAGAAATTATAAAAAAGATTTTTATAACAATTCCCTTTGGTTTTTTTATTTCCGCTATCCTTTCAACTAATTTAAACTATAAAAAACTATTTCAATATGGATTTTTAATTTCTTTTATTATTGAGACATTAAAATTATTTAAGTTAAATGAAACTTGGAGTATCAATCACATCTTATTAATAACAACTGGTTTTTTAATAGGAGGTTTCATCTATCAAATAGGTTATAAATTATTAAAAATTGTCAATAAACAAACTTGGTTAGATAAACTTACAGACTCTAACTCACAATCTCTAAAAAAAACTTGCAAATTAATATGTTCTTTAATTATAGTATATATTTTAGGTATTTATGCTTCCTTAATTTATGAGACTTATCCATTATCCATTTTAGATAGGGCTAAAATTATCCAGATTGATAATTTTAAAATCGAAATAGAAGAAAAACTAACTCATCTCAATATTAAAGGTTACTATGAAACAAACTTTAATCGTTTAAAGAGGCTTTATGTAGCTAAGTTTGACTTAGATGAAGAACCTATTTATGGAGTTTATATTCTTGACGAACCTTATAAATCTCAAACAGATATTAGTTATGGAATTTTAGTTATCGGCTGGACGAATACCCCCATGAATATAGAAATCGATTATGAGAATCAAATTTATAAGAAACAACTAAATGCAGGTTTATTCACTGTAACTTATCCTCAAATAGTGAATAATCGTCCTATTCTAGATATCTATAATAAATCAAACTCTAATCACAATCTCAGCATCACTTTTTATGATGAATCTGGAAATGTCATCGATATTCCTTACTATAAAGAAACGTTAGATCAATAA
- the gltB gene encoding glutamate synthase large subunit yields MFDHSNCGIGAIANLDGTYSHNIIEQGMTLLKALSHRGGTSKDGTGDGCGILLQIPKSFYQKKYDINEPFAVMMTFLPKEIENRKVAIEKIYEATRHFDIKLIKEIEVPVNSTFLTPTAKNTEPIPTQFIFDLTNHDEAILYKLRRRIEQHWKNEKLSDRTCYILSCSSQTIVYKGLLRPEELPNYYLDLQDEDFSSNFCIVHQRFSTNTKPSWNLAQPFRYLAHNGEINTVSGNINWSNARVGLATHQDVYPICNENHSDSANLDRTLEALLHENYAIEDAITRLLPKAYEQDSRLSDDLKAYYEYSELKQEAWDGPAGVIVCDGHKLIATLDRNGLRPFRYVQTENQIILASEIGVLNTPLEEIKVASRIQASEILCVDLDQQIMTTDDEVKAHLSKQQPYRQWLTEKIIEPKPTHEFTCEIENFQENEQKFAYTKAEYVQELKPLVENGKEAIGSFPYTAALTMLQDRRQLFFDFFKQNFAQVTNPPLDSIREKLVFSLKSTITSITSLGDEPLEVPVYKFSTPLLTSDQFKAIIDEEMFNPTIICLAYQTTLREAIKTLKSMIKEAVEQGSQLIVLDQEAIGKVMPSLMATTIAHDVLVDLGKRLEVRLVVKAADARLPMHHAMLIAYGADVIYPYFCYEYIARQVESKEEALTTYIKGCNAALLKLMAKMGVSTISSYRGSKVFEVVGLDEEVTSLFTVKPSIFGGKSFEDLDADLMGTSLDLNKVNEYQNMDSIFMNHAYSKKFIKEVKAAVAANDYEVFKSVMEAERARKINLRDCLNLKTQKSISIDEVQSEEEIVRYFVASAMSYGALSIEAHRTIARAMNELQAASNSGEGGELVERFGTITASKVKQVASGRFGVTYDYLKNAEEIQIKMAQGAKPGEGGHLPKSKVDEQIARVRYAKQGVDLISPPPHHDIYSIEDLAQLIYDLQTTNPSAMISVKLASLANVGTIANGVVKAGAKKVVISGFNGGTGASPKSSLKYTGLPWEYGLFQTHKSLLENDVRHETFIQVDGQIKSGYDVIIGAILGADEFGFGTMCLVMVDCIGCKQCHTGKCPAGITTQNEALRSRLKEDPTMLKTYMMFVARQTRELMAQLGVHSLSELRGRTELLQIPSQNPHHLKLDWLESLPIETQDGLVTESKTKDLTFFEPSDEPVFIDTTLRTFGVQLVGEKPRTVKTYGYAGQSFGAFINESVELIHTGYANDYVGKGLSGGQITVKADETTRQKTEYDLMYSNQHLIAGNTILYGATSGTCYLEGRVGERFAVRNSGAVAVNHGMGVHACEYMTGGVVVSLGSVGANIGAGMTGGLLYLYQAKNLDENLNKDYVQSFEMKDRHIEILKDVLTDYVTKTNNQLATFILKNFEKELVNFTLVTSADYYELDL; encoded by the coding sequence ATGTTTGATCATTCAAATTGTGGGATTGGGGCCATTGCCAATCTAGATGGGACATATAGCCATAATATTATTGAACAAGGAATGACTTTATTAAAAGCTCTAAGTCATCGAGGGGGTACATCAAAAGATGGAACAGGGGATGGATGTGGGATTTTACTTCAAATTCCAAAGTCATTCTATCAAAAAAAATATGATATTAATGAGCCTTTTGCGGTCATGATGACATTTTTGCCAAAGGAGATAGAAAATCGTAAAGTTGCTATAGAGAAGATTTATGAGGCCACTCGTCATTTTGATATTAAATTAATTAAAGAAATTGAGGTACCGGTGAATTCAACCTTTTTAACGCCAACAGCGAAGAACACAGAACCGATCCCCACTCAATTTATTTTTGATTTAACCAATCATGATGAGGCTATTTTATATAAGCTTCGTCGTCGAATTGAACAACATTGGAAAAATGAAAAATTATCTGATCGAACATGTTATATTTTATCATGTTCATCTCAAACCATTGTCTATAAGGGATTATTAAGACCAGAAGAATTACCAAATTATTATTTAGATTTACAAGATGAAGACTTTAGTTCAAATTTTTGTATCGTTCATCAACGTTTTAGCACGAATACAAAACCATCATGGAATTTGGCACAACCGTTTCGTTATTTAGCGCATAATGGGGAAATCAATACGGTTTCAGGGAATATTAACTGGTCAAATGCACGCGTTGGATTAGCGACTCATCAAGACGTCTATCCAATTTGTAATGAAAATCACTCAGATAGTGCCAATCTTGATCGTACACTTGAAGCATTACTTCATGAAAATTATGCAATCGAAGATGCGATCACACGTTTATTACCGAAAGCTTATGAACAAGATTCTCGTTTAAGTGACGATTTAAAAGCTTATTATGAATATAGTGAATTAAAACAAGAAGCATGGGATGGGCCAGCTGGGGTCATTGTGTGTGACGGGCATAAATTAATTGCAACATTAGATCGTAATGGATTACGACCATTTCGCTATGTTCAAACAGAAAATCAAATTATTTTAGCTTCTGAGATTGGCGTGTTAAATACACCACTTGAAGAAATTAAAGTTGCTAGTCGTATTCAAGCCAGTGAAATTCTATGTGTTGATTTAGATCAACAAATCATGACAACAGACGATGAGGTTAAAGCACATTTATCTAAACAACAACCTTATCGTCAGTGGTTAACTGAAAAAATCATTGAACCGAAGCCAACGCATGAATTTACTTGTGAGATTGAAAATTTTCAAGAAAATGAGCAAAAGTTTGCTTACACTAAAGCAGAATATGTACAAGAATTAAAACCGTTAGTTGAAAACGGAAAAGAAGCCATTGGATCATTTCCTTATACAGCAGCTTTGACGATGTTACAAGACCGTCGACAACTTTTCTTTGATTTTTTCAAACAAAACTTTGCTCAAGTGACGAACCCACCGCTGGATTCGATTCGTGAAAAGCTCGTCTTTTCGTTAAAATCAACGATTACATCGATAACGTCACTTGGTGATGAGCCACTTGAAGTTCCAGTTTACAAATTTTCAACGCCATTATTAACGAGTGATCAATTTAAAGCAATTATTGATGAAGAAATGTTTAATCCAACAATCATTTGTTTAGCTTATCAAACAACACTTCGCGAAGCGATTAAAACGCTAAAATCAATGATTAAAGAAGCCGTTGAACAAGGAAGTCAATTAATCGTTTTAGATCAAGAAGCTATTGGTAAAGTGATGCCATCTTTAATGGCCACAACGATTGCCCACGATGTGTTAGTCGATTTAGGAAAGCGTCTAGAAGTCCGTTTAGTTGTTAAAGCCGCAGATGCGCGTTTACCGATGCATCATGCGATGTTAATTGCTTATGGTGCGGATGTCATTTATCCGTATTTCTGTTATGAATACATTGCACGCCAAGTTGAAAGTAAAGAGGAAGCTTTAACGACCTATATTAAAGGTTGCAACGCAGCTTTATTAAAGTTAATGGCTAAGATGGGAGTCTCAACGATTTCTTCTTATCGTGGATCAAAAGTATTTGAAGTTGTTGGATTAGATGAAGAAGTGACGTCTTTATTTACAGTGAAACCTTCAATTTTTGGTGGAAAATCTTTTGAAGATCTTGATGCCGACTTAATGGGAACGAGCCTTGATTTAAACAAAGTAAATGAATATCAAAATATGGACTCTATCTTCATGAACCATGCGTACTCTAAGAAGTTTATTAAAGAAGTAAAAGCTGCTGTGGCTGCGAATGATTATGAGGTATTTAAATCTGTGATGGAAGCAGAGCGTGCCCGAAAAATCAATTTACGTGATTGCTTAAATTTAAAGACTCAGAAGTCCATTTCAATTGATGAGGTTCAAAGCGAAGAAGAGATTGTTCGTTACTTTGTGGCTTCTGCAATGTCTTATGGAGCCTTATCGATCGAAGCACACCGTACAATTGCTCGCGCGATGAATGAATTACAAGCTGCTTCAAATAGCGGTGAAGGTGGAGAGTTAGTGGAGCGATTTGGAACAATAACGGCTTCAAAAGTGAAACAAGTGGCATCTGGACGATTTGGTGTGACGTATGATTATTTAAAAAATGCCGAAGAAATTCAAATCAAGATGGCACAAGGAGCGAAGCCTGGTGAAGGTGGACACTTACCCAAATCAAAAGTAGATGAACAGATTGCTCGTGTTCGCTATGCTAAACAAGGGGTTGACTTAATTTCACCACCACCACATCACGATATTTATTCGATTGAAGATTTAGCTCAACTTATTTATGATTTACAAACAACCAATCCAAGTGCAATGATTAGTGTAAAGTTGGCCTCTCTTGCGAATGTTGGAACGATTGCTAATGGAGTGGTTAAAGCAGGAGCTAAAAAGGTTGTCATTTCAGGATTTAATGGTGGAACAGGAGCTTCACCTAAATCATCGTTAAAATATACAGGGCTACCTTGGGAGTATGGACTATTCCAAACGCATAAATCATTATTAGAAAATGATGTTCGTCACGAAACATTCATTCAAGTCGATGGACAAATTAAATCTGGATATGATGTCATTATAGGGGCAATTTTAGGGGCCGATGAGTTTGGATTTGGAACAATGTGCTTAGTGATGGTAGACTGCATTGGATGTAAACAGTGTCATACTGGAAAATGTCCAGCTGGAATTACGACTCAAAATGAAGCGTTGCGTTCTCGCTTAAAAGAAGATCCAACGATGTTAAAAACGTACATGATGTTTGTTGCAAGACAAACTCGTGAGTTAATGGCACAGTTAGGGGTACATTCATTGTCTGAGCTTCGAGGTCGTACAGAATTGCTTCAAATTCCATCACAAAATCCACATCACTTAAAATTAGATTGGTTAGAATCACTACCAATTGAAACTCAGGATGGTTTAGTGACAGAGTCAAAAACAAAGGATTTAACGTTCTTTGAGCCATCTGATGAACCAGTATTTATTGATACAACTCTTCGTACATTTGGGGTTCAGTTAGTCGGTGAAAAACCTCGTACAGTTAAAACGTACGGTTATGCTGGACAAAGCTTTGGTGCATTCATCAATGAAAGTGTTGAACTGATTCATACAGGATATGCAAATGATTATGTGGGAAAAGGATTAAGTGGTGGACAGATCACCGTTAAAGCTGATGAAACGACACGCCAAAAAACAGAATATGATCTAATGTATAGCAACCAACATTTAATTGCTGGAAATACGATTCTTTATGGAGCAACATCGGGAACTTGTTATTTAGAAGGACGTGTTGGAGAACGTTTCGCTGTTCGTAATTCAGGAGCAGTAGCAGTCAATCATGGAATGGGTGTTCACGCTTGTGAGTATATGACGGGTGGTGTTGTTGTTTCACTAGGTTCAGTTGGTGCTAATATCGGTGCTGGAATGACTGGTGGATTATTATATTTATATCAAGCTAAGAATTTAGATGAGAACTTAAATAAAGACTATGTTCAGTCATTTGAAATGAAGGATCGTCATATCGAAATTTTAAAAGATGTTTTAACAGATTATGTTACTAAAACAAATAATCAGTTAGCTACATTTATTTTAAAAAACTTTGAAAAAGAACTAGTCAATTTCACATTAGTTACATCAGCTGACTATTATGAGTTAGATTTATAA